Proteins from a genomic interval of Trifolium pratense cultivar HEN17-A07 linkage group LG6, ARS_RC_1.1, whole genome shotgun sequence:
- the LOC123890150 gene encoding protein GrpE isoform X1 — protein MATVLQTPTFRPSLTLLTTTTAATSSNHPKTSRVSITSSRRKLSPLKSLRFHSIPSLRFVKLVPFAFDGDTEAPQVQEQPEVQVLDSSDGAVAVEDSTGDDEFSDAVEIPSSPLLVLLQSYKEALVNNDEVKVAELESSLKSIDDEIAGLEGKIASLSEELSIEKDRKLRIGADFDNYRKRTDRDRLSLVTNAQGEVVESLLPVLDNFERAKAQIKVETEGEEKINNSYQSIYKQFIEILNSLGVEPVETVGSPFDPMLHEAIMREDSDEFEEGIILQEFRKGFKLGDRLLRPSMVKVSAGPGPAKPEQASQEEQVTNEISEDGKEIDGSTETESA, from the exons ATGGCCACCGTCCTCCAAACTCCCACATTCCGGCCATCCCTAACCCtcctcaccaccaccaccgccgcCACATCATCCAATCACCCCAAAACCTCTAGGGTTTCTATCACATCCTCCAGAAGGAAACTATCGCCACTTAAATCCCTCCGGTTCCATTCAATTCCCTCCCTCCGGTTCGTTAAGTTAGTACCTTTTGCTTTTGACGGAGATACCGAGGCTCCTCAAGTTCAAGAACAACCTGAAGTTCAGGTTCTG GATTCTTCAGATGGTGCTGTTGCTGTGGAGGATAGTACAGGTGATGATGAGTTCAGCGACGCTGTTGAAATACCTTCTTCACCTTTGCTAGTATTACTGCAGTCTTACAAAGAAGCATTAGTTAATAATGATGAAGTCAAAGTTGCCGAGTTGGAATCATCATTAAAATCCATTGATGACGAGATAGCAGGTCTCGAAGGGAAAATAGCTTCTTTATCCGAAGAATTATCAATAGAGAAAGATCGGAAACTAAGGATTGGTGCAGACTTTGACAATTATCGGAAGAGGACCGATAGAGATCGCCTTTCGTTGGTCACAAATGCTCAGGGGGAAGTTGTGGAGAGTTTGTTGCCTGTATTGGATAATTTTGAGAGAGCTAAAGCTCAGATTAAGGTGGAAACAGAGGGAGAGGAGAAAATAAACAATAGCTATCAGAGCATATACAAGCAGTTCATTGAAATTCTAAACTCACTAGGAGTTGAGCCAGTGGAGACGGTTGGAAGCCCCTTTGATCCAATG CTACATGAAGCAATTATGCGTGAGGATTCTGATGAGTTTGAAGAAGGCATCATACTTCAAGAATTCAGAAAAGGTTTTAAACTTGGTGACCGCCTCTTACGCCCATCAATGGTGAAGGTATCAGCTGGTCCAGGACCAGCAAAGCCAGAACAAGCATCACAGGAAGAACAAGTCACAAATGAAATTTCCGAGGACGGTAAAGAGATTGATGGTAGCACAGAAACAGAGTCTGCTTGA
- the LOC123890150 gene encoding protein GrpE isoform X2 yields MATVLQTPTFRPSLTLLTTTTAATSSNHPKTSRVSITSSRRKLSPLKSLRFHSIPSLRFVKLVPFAFDGDTEAPQVQEQPEVQVLDSSDGAVAVEDSTGDDEFSDAVEIPSSPLLVLLQSYKEALVNNDEVKVAELESSLKSIDDEIAGLEGKIASLSEELSIEKDRKLRIGADFDNYRKRTDRDRLSLVTNAQGEVVESLLPVLDNFERAKAQIKVETEGEEKINNSYQSIYKQFIEILNSLGVEPVETVGSPFDPMGRNRKPVGSKFNLAELFETLYQVSSGFLKTWIPF; encoded by the exons ATGGCCACCGTCCTCCAAACTCCCACATTCCGGCCATCCCTAACCCtcctcaccaccaccaccgccgcCACATCATCCAATCACCCCAAAACCTCTAGGGTTTCTATCACATCCTCCAGAAGGAAACTATCGCCACTTAAATCCCTCCGGTTCCATTCAATTCCCTCCCTCCGGTTCGTTAAGTTAGTACCTTTTGCTTTTGACGGAGATACCGAGGCTCCTCAAGTTCAAGAACAACCTGAAGTTCAGGTTCTG GATTCTTCAGATGGTGCTGTTGCTGTGGAGGATAGTACAGGTGATGATGAGTTCAGCGACGCTGTTGAAATACCTTCTTCACCTTTGCTAGTATTACTGCAGTCTTACAAAGAAGCATTAGTTAATAATGATGAAGTCAAAGTTGCCGAGTTGGAATCATCATTAAAATCCATTGATGACGAGATAGCAGGTCTCGAAGGGAAAATAGCTTCTTTATCCGAAGAATTATCAATAGAGAAAGATCGGAAACTAAGGATTGGTGCAGACTTTGACAATTATCGGAAGAGGACCGATAGAGATCGCCTTTCGTTGGTCACAAATGCTCAGGGGGAAGTTGTGGAGAGTTTGTTGCCTGTATTGGATAATTTTGAGAGAGCTAAAGCTCAGATTAAGGTGGAAACAGAGGGAGAGGAGAAAATAAACAATAGCTATCAGAGCATATACAAGCAGTTCATTGAAATTCTAAACTCACTAGGAGTTGAGCCAGTGGAGACGGTTGGAAGCCCCTTTGATCCAATG GGGCGCAACCGCAAACCAGTTGGCTCGAAATTCAATCTTGCTGAACTTTTTGAAACACTATATCAAGTTTCTTCAGGTTTCCTGAAGACCTGGATACCCTTTTAA
- the LOC123892514 gene encoding protein DETOXIFICATION 21-like — protein MGEELKKNLLQHQNILEDEEEPLNKRVWKESKKMWIVAGPAIFNRFSTFGIQVVAQSFIGHIGSTELAAYALVMTVLVRFANGILLGMASALETLCGQAYGAKKYEMMGVYLQRSWIVLFITSIFLLPIYIFTTPILEALGQDKIIAQVAGSISIWAIGIIFSFAVSFTCQMFLQAQSKNKIIAYLAAFSISIHVFLSWLLTVKFKFGLNGAMTSILLAYWIPNLGQLVFIMTKCPETWKGFSFLAFKDLWPVIKLSLSSGVMLCLEIWYNTVLILLTGNMKNAEIAIDALAICLNINGWEMMISLGFFAGASVRVSNELGRGSSKAAKFSIVITVLTSFSIGFVLFLIFLFLREKLAYIFTPNPDVANAVGDLSPLLSISILLNSVQPVLSGVAVGAGWQSIVAYVNIGSYYLIGIPFGVVLGNLLHLQVKGIWIGMLFGIFVQTIMLITIAFKTDWDKQVEIARNRVNKWAVVENDESNNTSRISS, from the exons atgggAGAAGAGCTAAAGAAGAACCTTTTGCAGCATCAAAACATTTTAGAGGATGAAGAAGAGCCACTAAACAAAAGGGTATGGAAAGAAAGCAAGAAGATGTGGATAGTAGCAGGTCCTGCCATATTCAATAGGTTTTCAACTTTTGGTATCCAAGTTGTTGCTCAATCTTTCATTGGTCATATTGGTTCAACTGAATTAGCTGCCTATGCCCTTGTTATGACTGTCCTAGTTAGATTTGCAAATGGAATTCTG tTGGGCATGGCAAGTGCATTGGAAACTCTATGTGGACAAGCGTATGGagcaaaaaaatatgaaatgatgGGAGTGTATCTTCAAAGATCATGGATAGTTTTATTCATAAcctcaatttttcttcttccaatATACATTTTTACCACCCCAATTTTAGAGGCACTTGGCCAAGATAAAATTATTGCACAAGTTGCAGGAAGCATTTCAATATGGGCAATAGgtatcatattttcttttgcaGTCTCATTCACTTGTCAAATGTTCCTACAAGCACAAAGCAAGAACAAGATTATTGCTTACCTTGCAgctttttcaatttcaattcatgTTTTTTTGTCATGGCTTTTAACTGTTAAGTTCAAGTTTGGACTTAATGGTGCAATGACATCAATCCTTTTGGCTTATTGGATACCAAATTTGGGCCAACTTGTTTTTATCATGACAAAATGTCCTGAGACATGGAAGGGTTTCTCATTTTTGGCTTTTAAGGATCTTTGGCCTGTTATCAAGCTTTCTTTGTCTTCTGGAGTTATGTTATG TCTTGAAATATGGTACAACACAGTTTTGATTCTACTAACAGGGAACATGAAAAATGCTGAGATTGCCATTGATGCTCTCGCCATATG CCTCAACATCAATGGATGGGAAATGATGATATCTCTTGGTTTCTTTGCTGGAGCTAG TGTTAGGGTGTCAAATGAACTTGGAAGAGGGAGTTCAAAGGCAGCAAAATTTTCCATTGTGATAACAGTGCTCACATCATTTTCCATTGGATTTGTGCTATTCTTGATCTTTCTATTCCTAAGGGAAAAACTTGCATACATTTTCACCCCAAATCCAGATGTGGCTAATGCAGTTGGTGATCTATCACCTTTGTTGTCAATCTCCATACTGTTGAATAGTGTCCAACCTGTGCTCTCTG GAGTTGCTGTTGGAGCTGGTTGGCAGAGCATTGTAGCATATGTAAACATAGGCTCCTATTACCTCATTGGTATTCCTTTTGGAGTGGTGCTTGGTAATCTTCTCCATTTGCAAGTTAAG GGAATTTGGATTGGAATGTTGTTTGGAATTTTTGTTCAAACCATAATGCTAATCACAATTGCATTTAAAACTGACTGGGACAAGCAG GTTGAGATTGCTCGAAATCGTGTTAACAAATGGGCTGTAGTGGAGAATGATGAATCAAACAACACATCAAGGATATCTAGTTAA
- the LOC123889835 gene encoding protein DETOXIFICATION 21-like: protein MGEGLKKNLLQHQNISEDEEVPLNKRIWKESKKMWIVAGPAIFNRFSTFGIQVVAQSFIGHIGSTELAAYALVTTVLVRFANGILLGMASALQTLCGQAYGAKKYDMLGVYLQRSWIVLFLTTIFLLPIYIFTTPILEALGQDKIIAQVAGSISIWSIGIIFSFAVSFTCQMFLQAQSKNKIIAYLAAFSISIHVFLSWLLTVKFKFGLNGAMTSILLAYWIPNSGQLVFIMTKCPETWKGFSFLAFKDLWPVIKLSLSSGAMLCLEIWYNTVLILLTGNMKNAEVAIDALAICLNINGWEMMISLGFMAGASVRVSNELGRGSSKAAKFSIVIAVLTSFSIGFVLFLIFLFLREKLAYIFTPNPDVANAVGDLSPLLSISILLNSVQPVLSGVAVGAGWQSIVAYVNIGSYYLIGIPFGVVLGNLLHLQVKGIWIGMLFGIFVQTIILITIAFKTDWDKQVEIARNRVNKWAVVESDESNNTSRISS, encoded by the exons atgggAGAAGGGCTAAAGAAGAACCTTTTGCAGCATCAAAACATTTCAGAGGATGAAGAAGTACCACTAAACAAAAGGATATGGAAAGAAAGCAAGAAGATGTGGATAGTAGCAGGTCCTGCAATATTCAATAGGTTTTCAACTTTTGGTATCCAAGTTGTTGCTCAATCTTTCATTGGTCATATTGGTTCAACTGAATTAGCTGCCTATGCCCTTGTTACGACTGTCCTAGTCAGATTTGCAAATGGTATTTTG TTGGGCATGGCAAGTGCATTGCAAACTCTATGTGGACAAGCATATGGAGCAAAAAAGTATGATATGCTAGGAGTATATCTTCAAAGATCATGGATAGTTTTATTCCTAACcacaatttttcttcttccaatATACATTTTTACCACCCCAATTTTAGAGGCACTTGGCCAAGATAAAATTATTGCACAAGTTGCAGGAAGCATTTCAATATGGTCAATAGgtatcatattttcttttgcaGTCTCATTCACTTGTCAAATGTTCCTACAAGCACAAAGCAAGAACAAGATTATTGCTTACCTTGCAgctttttcaatttcaattcatgTTTTTTTGTCATGGCTTTTAACTGTTAAGTTCAAGTTTGGGCTTAATGGTGCAATGACATCAATCCTTTTAGCTTATTGGATACCAAATTCGGGCCAACTTGTTTTTATCATGACAAAATGTCCTGAGACATGGAAGGGTTTCTCATTTTTGGCTTTTAAGGATCTTTGGCCTGTTATCAAGCTTTCTTTGTCTTCTGGAGCTATGTTATG TCTTGAAATATGGTACAACACAGTTTTGATTCTACTAACAGGGAACATGAAAAATGCTGAGGTTGCCATTGATGCTCTGGCCATATG CCTCAACATCAATGGATGGGAAATGATGATATCCCTTGGTTTCATGGCTGGAGCTAG TGTTAGGGTGTCAAATGAACTTGGAAGAGGGAGTTCAAAGGCAGCAAAATTTTCCATTGTGATAGCAGTGCTCACATCATTTTCCATTGGATTTGTGCTATTCTTGATCTTTCTATTCCTAAGGGAAAAACTTGCATACATTTTCACCCCAAATCCAGATGTGGCTAATGCAGTTGGTGATCTATCACCTTTGTTGTCAATCTCCATACTGTTGAATAGTGTCCAACCTGTGCTCTCTG GAGTTGCTGTTGGAGCTGGTTGGCAGAGCATTGTAGCATATGTAAACATAGGCTCCTATTACCTCATTGGTATTCCTTTTGGAGTGGTGCTTGGTAATCTTCTCCATTTGCAAGTTAAG GGAATTTGGATTGGAATGTTGTTTGGAATTTTTGTTCAAACCATAATTCTAATCACAATCGCATTTAAAACTGACTGGGACAAGCAG GTTGAGATTGCTCGAAATCGTGTTAACAAATGGGCTGTAGTGGAGAGTGATGAATCAAACAACACATCAAGGATATCTAGTTAA